The genomic interval AGGCGAGCTTGCGTTCGCTGATCGATTGGCATGTGGAGCAGGGAACTGCCGGCATTGTTGCTGTGGGCACCACCGGTGAGTCCGCTACCCTGGATGAAAAAGAGCACTGCCATGCCATTCGCCGGATTGTTGAATTTACCGACGGCCGCCTCCCTGTGATCGCCGGTACCGGCGCCAACTCCACAACCGAGGCGATTAGTCTCACCCGCTGTGCCAAGGATGCGGGCGCCGATGCTGCGCTACTGGTGACACCCTACTACAACAAGCCGACTCAGGAGGGTCTCTACCTCCACCACAAAGCGGTTGCCGAAGCGGTGGATTTGCCGCAGATGCTCTACAATGTGCCGGGCAGAACTGCCTGCGATATGCTGCCTGAGACGATTGGCCGCCTGGCAAAGATCTCTAATATCTTTGGTGTCAAGGAGGCGACCGGTGATCTACAGCGAGTGTCGCAGATAAGGGCGCTCTGTGGTGAGGAATTTGATATCTTTAGTGGTGACGATGCCACTTCACGAGAGCTGATCTTTGCCGGAGGGCAGGGAACAATTTCGGTGACCGCCAATATTGCACCCGCTGCCGTGAGTCGGATGATGGCTGCGGCCCTGGCGGGGGATGCGGGGCAGGCTGAGGAGATTGATAAGCAGATTGAGGTGTTACACCGGGATCTATTCCTGGAGTCGAACCCCATTCCGGTAAAATGGGCACTCTGTGAGATGGGTCGGATACCTAAGGGAATTCGGCTGCCGCTGACCTGGTTTGCCGAGAAGCACCAGGAAACCCTGCGCGGCGCTATGCAGCAAGCCGGTCTGCTCTGAGCCTCTCGATGAGGACTCACAACAGTCAGGCTAGCGTACTGATACAGATACGAATTAAATAGGTTGATTACCCCAATGTCCGTAAAATTTAGCAATTTACTTGTCACTCCTTTTCTGGCGGCTGTCGTTGTTGGCTGTGGCTCCATGCCCAACACAGACGATGTGCTGCCCGACCGCAAGGTGGAGTACAAGCGTGCATCACTGTCTGGTTCCAATCTTGAGATCCCACCCGACCTGACTAAAAGCTCGATCAATGACGCCCTTGAGATTCCAGATGCGCCTAATGCCGGCGCTACCACCCTCTCTGGGGTGATGGCGCGTGAGCAGATCCAGGGGCGGGTGGCGACCCGCACTCAGGTGATGCCGACAATCAGCGATATGGAGGTGCGCCGTGACGGTGATCAGCGCTGGTTGGTTATTCAGGGGAGCGTCGATGATGTCTGGTTCAGATCGGTCGAGTTCTGGCAGGATAACGGCATTCTCCTTGTGGAGCAGGATCCCACGATTGGCGTGATGGTGACCGATTGGCTGGAGAATAGGGAAGATATCAGCAGCGACATTGTTACCGACACTGTACGCAGAGTCTTTGATGGCATTTACTCAGCATCCACTCGTGATAAGTACCGTGTTCGTATCGAACGGGGAGCGGAGGAAAGCACTACTGAACTCTATCTGACGCACCGGGGTATGCAGGAGACAATCCTCGAAGATACCAGCGGTAAGTCGAATCGCATCGTCTGGAATCCGAGGGAAACAGACCATGGACTGGAAGCGGAGATGCTGCGACGTTTGATGGTGCATATGGGTATTGCCGATCAACAGGCCAGCCGTTCATTGGCGCGCAAGGGTACAGTGGACAAAAACCGTTCTACATTGATTCGTAGCGCCGACCAGGTCTCTCTAAAGATAGACGAAAGTCCGTCCCGGGCATGGCGGCTGACGGGTGTCGCACTGGATCGTGTGGGCTTTGCTGTTGAGGATCGTGATCGGAGTAAGGGGATCTATTTTGTCCGCTACAACGATCCGATGAAGGATGCGGATGAGCCCGGTCTTCTCAGCAAGCTTGCTTTCTGGAAGGATAACGACAGCAACATTGATAAGAGCAACCAATACCAGGTGAGTCTGCAGCCGGAGGGCAAGGGTACCCGTGTGGTGGTTCTCAACAAGGGCGGCGTCAGGGATAGTTCGGAGACGGCGCTACGTATTCTGACGCTGCTTAATGAGCAGATAAAATAGCCTCCCTAATTGAGTTGCTACTCACCAGGAGCCTGATCTCAGCGGGAAGTAAGGGTGCGATTTACCTCACTTGGGAGCGGTAGCGGCGGTAACGCCACTCTAATTGAGAGTGGTGCGACAAGGCTGCTTCTCGACTGTGGTTTTGCCGCCAGGGAGGTGGAGCGTCGGCTGCAGCAGGTTGGTGTGACTGCGGATACCCTGGATGGCATTCTGGTGACTCACGAGCACCAGGATCATGTTCGGGGTGTGGGCGCCTTAGCACGTCGTTACGATATTCCCGTTTGGATTACCCACGGTACTCACCGTCTCAATCGCTGTGGCCGCCTTTCTCGACTGCAACTGATCCACAGCCACCAACCGGCCTTTGCTATTGGTGATATCGAGGTACAGCCGTTCCCCGTGCCCCACGATGCCAAAGAGCCGGTTCAATATCTGTTTCGATCTGCCGATACACAACTCGGCGTGCTAACGGACTTGGGGTGTGCAACCCCCCATATTCTAGAGGTGTTGAAAGATTGTGATGCCCTGCTGCTGGAGTGTAATCACGACTCACAAATGCTGAGTGACGGCCCCTATCCTCTATCTCTTCAACGGCGGGTGAGTGGAGGGTTAGGACATCTCAGCAACCTCCAGGCTGCACAATTGTTGGCGCGCTTGGAGCATGAACGGCTGCAGCACCTGGTGGCCGCTCATCTAAGTGAAAAAAACAATCACCCTGATAGGGTGCGGGATACGCTGTTGTCCGCTGTACCGGAGATTGAGAAACGCCTGTCGATAACTTGTCAGGATCAGGTATCCGGCTGGTTTGAAATATGACGATGATGCTACATAAGGTGCTGTTTCCGGGAGAGTCCCGGATTTTCGCCGGACAGCGCTGGATTAATGTGATTTTGCGTACCTTGCATCTTGTCGGTTTGGCTGGCGTTGGTGCCGGTTTCTTCTATCCGGTGATGGACGATAGCTGGCGTCTTTTTTTATATCTTACCTTGGTCTCCGGTGGAGCTCTTATGCTGATCTCCATCTGGTCTAACGGTATCTGGCTGATCCAATTGCGTGGCCAGGCGATTCTACTCAAGTTGTTGTTACTGGCGATCATGCCTCTCTTTCCCGATCTGAAAGCGCTGCTCTTTGTTATCGTTATTGTTATCTCGGGATTGATCTCTCATGCTCCCGCCAATACACGCTGCTACTCCCTCTTTCAACATCGCCGTGTCGATAGGCTCTGATTTTAAAGATATGCTTTAACCTGCCGATGTTTTACTTAGCTTGGGTAGGGATTTTTGCCGGGGTATAGTTTGCCCATTGAGCTATGGAGGAGGTTCCGCTAGGGAGAATTATGGACAGACAGCTCTCCATTAATATGAAATTCCATCTGCTGACGCTGCTGATTGCATTGTTGGGGGTAGGGCTTTTCCTGTT from Candidatus Sedimenticola sp. (ex Thyasira tokunagai) carries:
- the dapA gene encoding 4-hydroxy-tetrahydrodipicolinate synthase; this encodes MFQGSFVALVSPMFEDGSLDEASLRSLIDWHVEQGTAGIVAVGTTGESATLDEKEHCHAIRRIVEFTDGRLPVIAGTGANSTTEAISLTRCAKDAGADAALLVTPYYNKPTQEGLYLHHKAVAEAVDLPQMLYNVPGRTACDMLPETIGRLAKISNIFGVKEATGDLQRVSQIRALCGEEFDIFSGDDATSRELIFAGGQGTISVTANIAPAAVSRMMAAALAGDAGQAEEIDKQIEVLHRDLFLESNPIPVKWALCEMGRIPKGIRLPLTWFAEKHQETLRGAMQQAGLL
- the bamC gene encoding outer membrane protein assembly factor BamC, which encodes MSVKFSNLLVTPFLAAVVVGCGSMPNTDDVLPDRKVEYKRASLSGSNLEIPPDLTKSSINDALEIPDAPNAGATTLSGVMAREQIQGRVATRTQVMPTISDMEVRRDGDQRWLVIQGSVDDVWFRSVEFWQDNGILLVEQDPTIGVMVTDWLENREDISSDIVTDTVRRVFDGIYSASTRDKYRVRIERGAEESTTELYLTHRGMQETILEDTSGKSNRIVWNPRETDHGLEAEMLRRLMVHMGIADQQASRSLARKGTVDKNRSTLIRSADQVSLKIDESPSRAWRLTGVALDRVGFAVEDRDRSKGIYFVRYNDPMKDADEPGLLSKLAFWKDNDSNIDKSNQYQVSLQPEGKGTRVVVLNKGGVRDSSETALRILTLLNEQIK
- a CDS encoding MBL fold metallo-hydrolase gives rise to the protein MRFTSLGSGSGGNATLIESGATRLLLDCGFAAREVERRLQQVGVTADTLDGILVTHEHQDHVRGVGALARRYDIPVWITHGTHRLNRCGRLSRLQLIHSHQPAFAIGDIEVQPFPVPHDAKEPVQYLFRSADTQLGVLTDLGCATPHILEVLKDCDALLLECNHDSQMLSDGPYPLSLQRRVSGGLGHLSNLQAAQLLARLEHERLQHLVAAHLSEKNNHPDRVRDTLLSAVPEIEKRLSITCQDQVSGWFEI